The stretch of DNA ATGGTcctaagcaaaagaaaaaacaactgaCGGGGATAATAACACAAGGGAAGGACCTTATTATGTCCAAATCAAGGGATGCCGTACGTCAAACTGAGAAACTGCTTATCACAATGTGTCTCCATGGGTGTCATCTTCCATGTTATGGTGGAACTATATCTTGATAAAATAATCACTTCATTAATAATCATATCCACAGCTGGTAAAATGGGAAAGGAGGCCACATATAgccatacattttaatacataaaaaaactgaTGGTCATCCTTGTCAAGAGGTAGTCACCAAGATGGAAGGGTGAGGCAGGATGGAGATTGGCGAGAGATGGCATGACGGCGACTGAAGTGAtgtaataatattgtattttcgAGCAAAAGGATTTTATTTGCAACAGACCTCAAAATTTAAGATGAAAAATACAACTTTATCAGTTCAGTCATCCAACGTATCTTAATGTGACCCAACGCCCTTACAAGTGGAACATTATCAATCTCCTGTTACCTTATAAACCTATGCAGCAGAAGCTACGATCTCATCATTGCGTCAACGAGACTCATCTGCAATAAGCTGTTACCCCATTATGTTAAAGGCTGGTTCTGTTGGCGTAGGCAGAAGATATGGGAGTGCAGGACAGAGGAACACTAAATACTTTTAAGTCTTCCTCCCACTGCCATTAAATGTTGTTTGGCTCCACTGCCTCCTCAGCAGCATTACAAGAATCTTTTATAACACATGATCATGTCAGAGCGATACTAGAAAGCCCTTCAGGATCATGAGGTAGTCACACCAGCTTATAACATATATGTTCATTTTCATCTGCAGGCATATTGCCCAAGTGTCCTGGGATTTTGAGGGACAGTGATGTTTTCCGGCACTATCCCACTGTCCTGCTTAGCTGCCCCACTgccctgggtttgtagagagtgaggatcatgggccagttgtcTCATCTCACATGGCCAGGCCTGGGAACTGTAAAATCGCTGGAGGTCTGTAATGTTGCCGCATGGATCCCCATTGTAGCCCCACATGGCCACCTCGTGAAGCTGAGTGTTGCAAGTTGGCTCTTTGGGTTAGGTGGACTTCAGCCTTCAGCCCACTTCTCACCTCTACCCACCCCCCTCATATGTAGAAGGGTATGTACGGGAATACCGTTGGCTCTATCATTAGAAGCGTATCTGAGAACATACCTGGGCATGGGGGAGTTGCGTCTTTCAAGATGAGTGGTCATTAAGCTGTAAACCAGAGAGCCAACCCTTGCAGTTGGCAACATGTTCATTGTTAAAAGATCCAAGTAGAGTATCTGTGGCACATAAAATTTCCAAGTTTTACAACCAATGCCATATTAACCTCCCCAAAATACATACCCCCCCCACCAACACTCACCCAAGCAGTCCTCCGGCATCAGAGTAAAGGAAGAGGAATGGGAAAGAGATAAAAGACAGGGCTAAGAGTTATAGACTAACCTGACGCGTTTCGCAGATCCTGGCTTCCTCAGAGCTAAGTTTTATCATAACTCTGCATCCGGGAGACACATAGATCGGGAATTATATGAGTGTGATTAACGACAAAAAgggttatattatttttaacatttttggttagATTAGCAATTCGGCAGCAGGGGGAGCATAAGAGCcaaataaagtattttctgAAGTCACAGCATTCATAACTCAAAGCACCAGGAAGAGAAAATCTGTTATTTGGGGATTTGTTCCAATCATTACTGCATAGATGGTCCTTTTTTGAATACGGTATCCTATCATGATTAAACTGACTGTGAAACACAAGATGAAACTAACAAAGACTAAATGAGGATTATGTTAAAGACATTTATAATGGCTGGGGTGTTACATGAATACAAAGTATTTAGTAACTTCCCCTTAATAAGAATTGCAAGTCGCTACCCAGTTGTGATATTTACCACCCGAACTTCCCGGGATTCGCAGCTGCACGTCCTCATCATAGCAAGAACCTTACAGACGAACGCCCCACgcatttcacacacacacatatgctatACATCTAGTGTTATTTTTGATAGTAGAGATGGTTGAATCGTAGGGCTATTTCCAAACATAATGGGCCCTGGGGCAAACACTTTCTGTGCCCCCCAGCAGCCCAAATGTTCTTAAGAGggaatggaggtctgtgcatcAGCTGGTTGCACTAACACTTTCCAACAGCAGGGGGTGCACACGTCCTGAGGGAGAAAATATTAGTAGAGGACGACGATGTTAGTGGCACAGACCTTCGCCGAACTGTGGTAGCTGTTGAGGACAGCTGGCCTGGGATAAGCATGGACAGGATAAatctgtgtatgtgttagtaagTGTGTTTGCATTAGCGTGTATGTGAGcgtgagtgtgtaaatgtgcattagcatgagtgtatttgtgtaaatgtgtgttagcatgagaatatgtgaaaatgtgtattagcatgaatgtgcGAATGAGTGTTATGTGTAAAtttgttaacatgagtgtgtaaatgtgtgtgttagtttacCAATGTTAGTAgaatgagtgtatatgtatttgtaagaGCATTTATGTTAccaaggtggggggggggtggaggggTCAAATGGGGCCACTTCACTGTGCCTATACCCCAAGCAAAAAGTTGCCAGTCTTCCCCACAGGCACTTTTGACTCGAAGATAATtcgattattttcattattttatacactCAACTAAGCTATTAAGTATAGAAGAACAATTGCTCCTCTTTAATTCTAGACACAGTAAATCATAGCTGATGACCAAGCTTCCGGGGGAGTTCTTTATTCGTTGTTTGGTCCTTCAGACTTTCTGCCCAGTTCCACTCACTCTTGGCCTCTACGTGGGACCCCATAAGTTAGCTAAATCACTGAGGAGGAGAAGATCTGCTGATATGCCACCCTGGAAATGAACCATGCATCTCACATAGCACGTCCTCAGTTGACTCAGCTGTAGGTCCTCCATAACCTCCGCTCGTATTGAAAACGATGCTCCTGAATTGGAGATGATCCAAATTGCTGTTTGATTTGACGTATTCTCATTATTATAGCCTAAAATTCCATACCACAGGGTGACGACAGCCAGAAGATGGGTTTGCACCAACACTGCACATGCAATTCTCGCGATTTGAGACATAGACGACATTCTGTCTTCTCAGCTTCATTTGCATCTTCCAGACACCAACCTTACGTCAACAGTAGGACTAATTAGAATCATTGCAGGAGATCAAATGAAAGATTAGTccagattgaaaaaaaaactaaatcctGTTGaagttttactaaatttctgGGCAAGAGCTTTaatatgttaatttatatagatttttttaaaaaatttgagCAATTAAGTCTAAAACTTGGAACTGGAAAGgactttatatttctttttcaataaGCTGCTTGATGGTAAGTGAGAGGTGCTGGAGGGGAGTTTCAACATAGTTACACACACCCAGTAATCCCAAAGGTCTACACGGTTCATTCATTTattagtgggtttttttaaatcataatgattATTAAAACTGAACCAGTCTTCTTCTCCACCATCTTACACGCCTCCTGCACACTTCCATCTGCTTTGGTCTTCTGCTGCCTACATGGTTGAGAGCTCACTGCATGGTCATGTTCTgtggtttgatttttttaaaaataagatcATTTAAATAAAGGGAAGATATTTTGAAAAGGAAATCCATGCCCTTCTGGTCAAACAACATAACTTGATTACCACTCAATGAATTAATATGGAATTTGGAACCCTGAAACTAGCTTGTCATCTACGAATTTGAGGTCTCGTTTTCCATAAGACAGACTTAGAGTACCACTTTGTTTAACCCACTTTAGGTCTCCGTAGAAGAAAAAAGAGGGACTTCATTGGAGCAATGCCCACTCTTACAGTGGCATATTTTGGTTGAGCACTGATCCAGACCAATGCCCCACCACCTACCTCCATGGCTGTCATTCTCTTGTATGGTTTGCTAAGGAGGCCATGTCGGATAGCCACAACCTCCACGGTGTATTTGGgctagttacaagggagatctctgattgCCCAATATGAACCTCTGGAACTGTTGCCCTAGGTCTACTGTGACCGTATTCTGCATTACATTTGAAAGACGGGTTCTGTTGGTAAGAAAATATGTGGGATGAGGGAGTCTGGAATCCATATGTCTTTATCTTGCACGTTCTGCTTGCACTTCTCCTCCCCCAATGGGTATTATATTTGGTATACATAACCTTTTCCATTCTTTTTCAAAACAGTTTTAATCCACATTTGGTGGAAAAATGGTCGGTTTTATCGAAAATCTCAAGATAAGCGAACATTCACTTGAAACAATGTTTTGAAAACACTGTAGAGCATATATGACACCATCCATACATTTGGCCATGGACAACGTGAAGTAGAGGTCAACACAAACCATTTGCAGGAACATAAAAAGCTATGGTAGATGGGGAATGAAACTGAAATCTATTATCCTTCGTTTTTGGTTGTGTAGCCAACAATTAAATGCGGGGGGTGAAACCTTTAATTTAAGATGATCGTATTATTCTACTAAAGGTCCTTAATAAATTGCTTTTATGTACACTATGgacataaataacattattgtCTGACTCACATACCTACATAAACCCTACATTTATATCATATATGCTACCCAGATCCGTCTGCAAGAATTTTCCATGCGCCGACCTCCCTTATTGAAGttacagagcaaaaaaaaatgcaaattcatgttaataataaaaaaaaatgatgggacTAAGAAATAAATCCATTCTCTATGGAAGTTTTCTTATATCAACTAAATCTTAACCGAATGCCAATAAATCTGTACTCCACCCATCAGCTTAACCAACATAACAAACAGCCCCGGGGCTACAGGCCAACAGGTACAATTATGTAAATtgattaataatgataattgaTCCAGGTATAGACAGAGACAATAATCTGGCAAATCAGCTCTGCATttgggaaaaataaatacaatctgACACACCCCTGTTATCATATATAAAGGATACAGTTTTTTTAGAAGTTACACTTTCACAGGGTCTGCTTTTATACATCAAGAAAGTGGCCATTGTTGCTTGAATATGGCTTATTTTGGTAGACATCCTCAAACCTATAGATCCGGCTCCTTCTCTGGAGGACATGGTGGCAGTGGTAATACCGGTGGCTTTGGCCAGTGTAGTGTAGGAGGTGGCGGTTATTCTGGTGGTATGGGAGGTGGTGGTATCGGAGGTGGTTCTGGCTTTGGTGCAGGAGCAGGATTTGGTGGTGGAGGCTATGGTGGTGGAGGCTACGGCGGGGGTGCTGGTTTTGGTGGCGGTGGGTTTGGAGCCGGCGGAGGTGGCGACAGCGTCTTTTCTGGCAATGAGAAGCAAACAATGCAGAATCTCAACGATCGTCTGGCCGCCTACCTGGATAAAGTCCGTGCGTTGGAGGAGGCAAATGCGGAACTCGAACGTAAGATTAAGGAATGGTACGAAAAGAATCGCTCCGGAAGTGAAACCGGTGAAAAAAGGGACTACAGCAAATACTATAAAATAATCGAGGAACTAAAAGCTCAAgtaagtaaaagaaaatgtatgtcaACCAACAGTTTATGAATTCACTATAAGATTTATTGCattataaaaaatcaaatgaaaaatctgagaaaaggtaaaattatatattttcattaattgtTTGTtgcgtttttttaattttgaaaggCAACATGAAATTAATTTATGAATTACAGATTCATTCGAAGTGAATCATAAGAACTTTGCAGATTAGGGATGAAGTACCTTTCAGGGATTGTTTCAATTCCCATGGATTGTTACTATAGGATTagaatgtatacaaaatatacttCATTAATGAATTGCAATGTAAATTATGGGGCATGTAAGGTTGTTACCTTTTCCATACAAGTGAGACAGGCTCGGGCTTTATTTGTTtccaaaaaaagaagcaaatataattttcatttttttttaatgtttaatttgtattgtaatatgtaatttaaataatatatatatatatataatgtttaaatatgAGTTATAACATTATGTCAACAATTTTTGGGACAAATCTGATTTTTGAATTGATAGAAATGAattgtgaaatatattaatattttaatattatacttTCCGTATAAtcccattctttttattttcttgatgtcCCTCCCTGGAGCCTTTATCTCtttagttttatatttgttttatgttttaaggaGACTTTTGCTTTTGGCTCAGTAAGCTTCCTAAACACTAAGAGGGGCGAAGTTGTCTCAGAGTTGTCTCATTATAAAGAAACTAATGAGTTGAAATTGCCAACATCACCATCTTGAAACATTGGCTTTAGTAAATATGTCTCAGGGGGCTACTACTAGATTGAGCCAAACCAGAGGTAGGGTGGCCATGCGAGGGTATTGACCGGAACGGGATGCGGGTGAAACTGGTTGGACAGTGGGCCGAGCCAAACGTTTTTCCCCTGCCAAAATCTAAACTGGAGGCTCGTCAACCAGCTGTCATTACCGGAGCCTCCAGGGCAGTCCCCAGGGGGGTTCCCAGACATTGTGTTACGTGCCTATTCAGTTGGGGGACATCAGGTGTCCCAAATCTGGATAAGCCCAGTGGAGATCATTGCTAAGGGTAAGTTAGTGAGGCTGATAAAAATTGGAAATAGGTAGCACAAGTAACATTAAGACGCAGACCCGagtgtccattttttttatacattctttTTATAATACTCTACTTTTTGCAGATTCTTGCAGCAACCATTCAAAATGCAGGCATATTATTGCAGATTGACAATGCCAGGCTCGCTGCTGATGATTTCAAGCTTAAGTAAGTAAATCGGTGAATTCACTGACAGGTCGATATTAAAAGGTTTTACGCTAAAACCAGGATTAAACACgcgtgataaatatatatatatgatgagaTATGTATATAACAATAGCAGAAGATGTGAATGTCGTAAATAAATAGAGGATCAAAGAAGGTTAGAAAAGCCATTCTCCTTAATCTATGTTATGAACAGGTATGAGAATGAGTTGGCCCTGCGCCACAATGTGGAGGCTGACACTAATGGCCTGCGTCGGGTCCTGGATGATCTGACTCTTGCAAAGTCTGACCTGGAATCGCAGTTCGAGAGTCTTACTGAAGAACTGGCTTACCTGAAGAAGAACCACGAGGACGTAAGACTTACTATTACGCAATCACATAAATGcctattaaaactttttttttcaacctgctgTTTATTCGGCTGTTACATATATTTCAATGAAATATGCTTTATATACTATGATGGCAAATACAACGTAACCCTAATGCATTTGATTATCTAGGAGGTTAAACGTGGACAAGGAACGGCGGTCGGGGAGGTCAACGTTGAAATGAATGCGGCACCGGGTATAGACCTGACCAAACTTCTAAATGACATGAGAGCCCAATACGAGGCCCTGGCTGAGCAGAACCGCAAGGATGCTGAAGACAGATTCAACCAAATGGTAATAAGCTGTAGACTATTTACCCACTGGACTCCTCAGTGTGGGTTCAGGCTCCTTCATGAAAGCGAAGAcagtggatttatttatttatttatttatttctccccCAGAGTAacgaattaaaaaaagagatatcAGTAGGAGCAGAACAGGTTCAATCAAGCAAGAGTGAAATTTCTGATCTTAAGAGAATCCTTCAAGCCTTGGAGATTGAGCTCCAGTCACAGCTT from Spea bombifrons isolate aSpeBom1 chromosome 13, aSpeBom1.2.pri, whole genome shotgun sequence encodes:
- the LOC128471171 gene encoding keratin-3, type I cytoskeletal 51 kDa-like, with product MGGGGIGGGSGFGAGAGFGGGGYGGGGYGGGAGFGGGGFGAGGGGDSVFSGNEKQTMQNLNDRLAAYLDKVRALEEANAELERKIKEWYEKNRSGSETGEKRDYSKYYKIIEELKAQILAATIQNAGILLQIDNARLAADDFKLKYENELALRHNVEADTNGLRRVLDDLTLAKSDLESQFESLTEELAYLKKNHEDEVKRGQGTAVGEVNVEMNAAPGIDLTKLLNDMRAQYEALAEQNRKDAEDRFNQMSNELKKEISVGAEQVQSSKSEISDLKRILQALEIELQSQLAMKNALEESLAETEGRYCVQLAQLQAQIASVEEQLANLRGDLECQSAEYEQLLDVKTRLEKEIETYRKLLEGEGFSLSYTCPHKTIKVKRIYEELVDGKVMSTKVVEVDEKVV